Genomic segment of Kibdelosporangium phytohabitans:
AGAATCCTCCTGCCGGATTCCCGAAAACCATCGTCACATCGGGCGATCCCCAAGCAGCGCAAGACAAGCCAGACTCGGTGACGCCATGAGTGACAACAGCCGTATTGAATGGACCGACGCAACCTGGTCGCCGACGCTCGGCTGCACCAAGGTCTCCCCGGCGTGTGATCACTGCTACGCGATGAAGACCGTGCACCGGCTCTCGTTCAACCCGAACCCGAAGATCGAAGCAGCGGCCGAGGGTCTGACCGCGTACCGGCCCGGCCACGGCGTGATGTGGACCGGCGCTGTCCGCGAACTGCCGGACCGGTTGACCATCCCGTTGAAGTGGCGAAAGCCGCGCCGGATCTTCGTCGACTCCCAGAGCGACCTATTCCACGACCACGTGTCCGACGAGTTCATCGCCCGCGTGTTCGCCGTCATGGCGGCCACGCCCCGACACACGTATCAGGTGCTGACCAAGAGACACGCACGGATGCGATCGCTGTTGTCCAGCGAGGACTTCCGCGAGCGGATCTTCCTGGCCAGCAACCTGCCCCACGGTGACGTCCTCGAAGACGGCTGGCCCCTCCGGAACGTCTGGGTGGGCGTGAGCGTCGAGGACCAAAAATGGGCGGACATCCGGATTCCCGCCCTGCTCGACACCCCGGCGCGCGTGCGGTTCCTCTCATGCGAGCCGCTGCTCGGCCCGCTCACCCTGGGCCGGTGGTTCGACACGCCGCCATCGTGCGGGTGCGGCGTCCCGCCGGACGGGGCTCACGGCCCGGTTGGCTGCTCGCCTGGGTGCATGGTGCCGGAACCGTCCGGAATCGACTGGGTGATCGTCGGCGGCGAATCCGGCCACGGCGCACGGCCCATGCACCCCAACTGGGCACGCGGTATCCGCGACCAGTGTGTGACCGCCGGGATCCCGTTCCACTTCAAACAGTGGGGCGAGTGGGGCCCGGCACCGTGGGTCGTGCGCGTGTGTGACCCGGCAGTCGGCTGGCGAGGCACCGCCGAAGAACTCGCTGCGGCCAAGGCCGACGCCGAGGCGCGCGGCGCGACACACGCCTACGCCGAGTGGGCCCACGAGTACGGCCACGACCTCTACCAGCCGCCGCACAAGCCGTGGAGCGTCGAACGCGTCGACCCGATTGACGACCACCAGGCGCCCATGCGCCGATGGGGAAAGCACGCCGCCGGGCGCGAGCTCGACGGGCGAACCTGGGACGAATTCCCTGCGACGAAGCCATGACTGCCCTGGACCGCGTGCGGTGGATCTGGTGGACCCTCACCAGCTGGCGACGAGCACGACACCCAACCCGGCCCGCCGAACGACGAAACCTCGAAGCGCAGCAAGACGAGGACGACAGGAGGTGGACACCATGAACGAACCCACAGCGGGGCCGTGTCGCTGCTGCGGCAGGGTGATGGTGCACCAGCCGACCTACAACCGCGACCACTCGTGGCGCGACCGGGGCTACGTGCGGGTAGGCGGGCGCGGACTGTGCGGCGCCTGCCACACGCGACACCGGCGCCACGGAACTCTCCGCCGGTTTCCCCGCAGGGTCGTGTGCCCCCGCCGGCCGCTGCCGCCCGTCGAGCTGGCCCGACTCCGGGTGATGGTCGGCCTGCCCGCACTGGAGGCGTCGTGAGCCGCACCTTGGTTCGCTTGGAACCCCCGTACACGCGCAGTCTCGGGTCCTGCGCGGACAAGACACCGTTGACACGCGGCCCACGATTGATCCGGACCAGGGGGATGGGTCGTTGGCATCGTCCCCGCTCGGGGATTCACCTCAGCACGTTCGGCCGGACCGTGTTCAACGCGTGGTGTGGGCAGAGCATCCACGTCGGGGACGCGGTCACCGCGGCCGAGTTGCCGGTGGGTGAGCGCCTGTGCGGCACCTGCGAGGGCCGCGCGTGCGGTGCGGGCTACCCGTCCACTGGTTCGCCGTTGAACGCGGCGTTGCTGTTCGAGCCGTGGTCGTCCGCGCCGCCTCCGGCACGGTGCCCGAGCCGCCAGCTCAGTGTCTCGGACCGGTTCCCACACGGCGTGTTCGCGTGCCCGCTGTGTGGCGAGCCGACGCGGCTTCGGGCGGCGGGCGGCCCGTACTACTCCCGGCTCATCATCGAGGGCCACGCGCCCGGCCCCGGCCTGATCGCTCCGTGCCCGTTCCACAGGTGGGACTGGCCGTCGTTGCGTGATGGCGTCGCGCGCTGTGGCTGCGGTACACCGATTCGGGTGAGACAGCCATGAGCGGCAACCCACACAAGCCAGCACCGAGCACGCTGCAAACCCTCACCGGGGCGCACAGCACGGCGAACGCGGCCGCAACCCGGCGACGCTCCATCCTGGCCTGCCCCACCTACCCGGACCCGGCCGCGACCGCCGAGCTCGCCCGCGGTGACGCCGTAGCGCTCGTCGGCCTGGTCCGGGACGAGGATCCGCGCGTGGTTTTTGGCGCGCTGCAGTACTACACCCACGAGCAGCTGGCGGCGCTTGCCGTGGCCCTGGCGGCGATGGTGCCGCCGGACCGCAGCGCGGCGGACCTCCTCGCCTGGCTCGATCCCCTCGCAACCCAGGAGGTCGCGTAGATGCCCGACGAACGCACGTACATCAAGGTCCACGACGGCATCGAGGACCACCCGAAGATCATGGTGCTGTCGGACAAGTCGTTCCGGGTTCTCGTGACGACGTGGGGCTGGTCGTCGCGGTACACCACGGACGGGTTCATCCCCGAGTCCGTGTGGCACAAGCGCGCCAGCCCGAAGGTGCGAAAGGAGTTGGAACCGGGCCTGGTGCACCGGCCCGGCCACGCCTGTCCACGGTGTCCGGTCGTGCCGGAGGGGCACGTGCGGATGCACGACTACCTCGAGCACCAGCGCAGCGCCGACGAGATCGAGGATCTGAAGGCCACCAAGCAACGTGCCGGGCGGCTGGGCAACCATCAGAGGTGGCACCACGGGCACGGTGTCATCGACCCGGGGTGCGAGTTCTGCGTCCCAAACGGATCGCAGGACCGATCGCACGTGCGATCGCAGAAGGATCGCACCAGCGATCCCACAAGCGATCGCAAAACCGTCGCAGAAGGTTCGCAAAACGATCGCAAAACGATCGCAGAGACAGATACAGACAAAAGATCTACTTCCAGCGTGGTTACTTCTCGTAAGAGAAGTAACTTAACCGCGCGCGCGGATAGAGGCACGGGCGCGCGCGAGCAAGCCGAGATCCTCGCCGAAACCGCGCACACCCTCCCGGCCCACCGGCTCGTCGAGGCCTACGCCAAGACCTGCAACCGGCGCCCGCCCCGCAAGGTCCTGACCGAGCTCGCCCAGCAGGTCGACGCGCTCCTGGCCGAGGACTGGCCTCCCGAGCTCGTTACCCAGGCCCTCGACGCGTGGGGCGCGAAGGGCATGCACCCCAAGGCCCTGCCGTCCGTCGCGCACGAGGTCGCCAACAAGACCCGGGGCACACCCGGCAGCGGCGGCTACCGGTCCGCGACCGACACCGCGATCGAGGACTTCCTCAAACGCGGCAACCAGACCCCGGCCCGTGCGGCCATCGAAGGGAGCACGACGTGACCGAAGACGAGATCCGCGCGCTGCTCGCCGTCGCGATGTCCTACGACAACCGGCGCCCTGGCGACGCGAACGTCGCGGCCTGGCAGGAGTCCGCCGCCCGCGCGAAGTGGACCTTCCCCGAGGCCGTCAACGCGATCAAGGACTACTACACGAACACGACCGACCCTCGGCCGTTCGTGATGCCCAGCCACGTCACCGCAGCGCTGCGCCAGGGCCGCCGTCAGCCCGCGCCGTACACCGCGATCGAGTCGGCATCACCGGCCAGCGAA
This window contains:
- a CDS encoding DUF5131 family protein, which gives rise to MSDNSRIEWTDATWSPTLGCTKVSPACDHCYAMKTVHRLSFNPNPKIEAAAEGLTAYRPGHGVMWTGAVRELPDRLTIPLKWRKPRRIFVDSQSDLFHDHVSDEFIARVFAVMAATPRHTYQVLTKRHARMRSLLSSEDFRERIFLASNLPHGDVLEDGWPLRNVWVGVSVEDQKWADIRIPALLDTPARVRFLSCEPLLGPLTLGRWFDTPPSCGCGVPPDGAHGPVGCSPGCMVPEPSGIDWVIVGGESGHGARPMHPNWARGIRDQCVTAGIPFHFKQWGEWGPAPWVVRVCDPAVGWRGTAEELAAAKADAEARGATHAYAEWAHEYGHDLYQPPHKPWSVERVDPIDDHQAPMRRWGKHAAGRELDGRTWDEFPATKP